Sequence from the bacterium BMS3Abin14 genome:
CGGGTGGATTCTCTCTTTCGTGAGAAGCTGGTCAGCGAGAGGGTGTTTGATGAGGCCAAACAGGCCTATGAGTCTGCCGCCTCTCTCCTCGATCAATCGGCAATTGCCCTTAAAAAGAGCGTCCTTGTTTCCCCCATCGACGGAATCCTGGACAGATTGCTGGTGGACAGGGGGGAATACGGCAACATCGGCACGCCTGCCGCGGTGGTGGTTCGGGTGGATCGTCTCAAGGTGTTGGTCAATGTCCCCGAAAAGGACGTATCGTTTATTCAAAAAGGGTCTGAGGTCACCGTGCTTCCGACCGACGTGAACGGCACAAAAAATTCGGCTATTACGGGGAAGGTCATCAATGTCGGTTATCAGGCCGACCCCATGACCAGAACCTACAGGACAAAGATCAGGATCGACAACCATCATGGGCAGTACAGGCCGGGGATGATCGTCCGGGTTCGTTTCATACGGCGTATTCTGAAGGATGTGCTGGCGATTCCCCTGTACTCGGTGGTGGACCGTGACGGTGAGAAGTTCGTGTTTGTTGTTGAGGAAGGGAAAGCCGTCAAACGCCCGGTCCGGCTGGGATCGATTATAAACGGCAAGGTCATTGTAAAAGACGGTCTTTCCAGTAAAGAAAAACTGGTAATAAAGGGCCAGCAGCTTATTCAGAATGGCGCTCCGGTAAACGTGGTCGAAGGATAGAAACAGGCCATGCTTATTACCGACGCATCCATCGCACGCCGCACAACGGTTTTTGTCCTGATGCTGATCATACTGGTGGTTGGCCTTTTCAGCTATGTGACCCTCCCCCGGGAATCCAGGCCGGACATCACCATCCCCTATATCCTCGTTCAGACGACCTACAAGGGCGCGGCCGCCGAGGATGTCGAGAACCTGATTACCATTCCCCTCGAGCGAAAGTTGAGGGGGATAAAGGATGTGGAAAAGGTCCGTTCGGTCAGCGCCGAAGGGGCGTCCATGATAACCGTTGAATTTGTCCCCAACGTCGTCATTGATGATGCCCTCCAGAGGGTGCGCGACAAGGTGGACCAGGTCAAGGGTGACCTGCCGGACGACCTCGAATCGGACCCGCTGGTTCTGGAGATCAACCTTTCCGAGTTCCCGGTCCTCATGATAGCGGTATCCGGACAGGTGGGCGAAAGGGTGCTGAAAAAGGTATCCGAGGACCTTCAGGACCGCATTGAGGAGATTCCAGGAGTCCTGGAAGTTGATATCACCGGTAGCCGGAAACGGGAGATACGGGTGGAGTTCGACCCGGACCGGATGGCAGCCTATCGCCTCAGTTTTTCTGAAATATTGAGCCTTATAAGGAAAGAGAACGTTAACGTTCCAGGGGGGAGTATCGATCTGGGGCATGGAAAGTACCTCCTTCGCGTCCCGGGCGAGTTCAGTGATCCGAGGCAGATAGACAACCTGGTTCTGCTTACCCGCGATGGTAAACCGGTCTACCTGAAGGATGTTGCCACTGTCAGGGACACCTTCGAGGACCCCCGGAGCTATGCCCGCATCAACGGCCGCACCAGCGTTACACTGGCCGTGAAAAAACGCACCGGGGAGAACATTATCGAGCTTTCGGATCGGGTTTTCCATCTGCTTGACGTGGCACGGCCGTTGCTTCCGCCAGGGGTTGACGTGGCCGTGACCCTTAACGAGTCGAAGGATATTCGGAGGATGGTGTCCGAATTGGAGAACAACATCATCACCGGTCTCATACTCGTGCTGGGCGTTCTGTTTCTCTTCCTCGGATTAAGGAGCGCTATCTTCGTAGCTCTGGCCATCCCGTTTTCAATGCTCATCTCTTTTACTGTCCTCCAGGCCATGGGGATCACACTTAACATGGTGGTACTTTTTTCCCTCATACTTGCCCTGGGCATGCTGGTGGATAATGCAATCGTCATTGTGGAAAATATCTTCAGGCATATGCAGGAGGGGCGCGATCGGGTCGATGCGGCGCGGACCGCGGTTGCGGAGGTTGGCTGGCCCGTAATCGCCTCCACGATCACCACGCTTTGCGCCTTCGGCCCCATGCTGTTCTGGCCCGGCATAATGGGCGAGTTTATGAAATATCTGCCCACGACCCTCATCGTCGTGCTGTCCGCATCTCTTTTCGTGGCTCTGGTGATAAACCCCGTACTGTGTGCCACATTCCTCAAGGCCGGGAAGAAGGCGGAAAATAAAAAGGGCAAGGAACCCGTTATCATCCGATTGTATAGCCGGATACTGGGGGTGGCGCTCAACCATCGCATCATGGTGGTTTTTTCATCGTTTATTCTCATGGGTGGAATCATCGGGGCCTACGTATTTCTGGGCAACGGCGTTGAGCTTTTCCCCAGCACCGATCCCAACCGGGCCAGCATAGAGGTCCAGGCTCCACCGGGAACAAACCTTGATACAACTGACGCACTGGTTCGGACGGTGGAACTCGATGTCAAAAACGAGGTTGATCTCAAATATGTTATCGCCGGAGTGGGTCTTGCTGAGGGCGGCGGCGGGGGAACCGACTCACGGCTGGGGAAGGTTTCTGTGGAGTTCGTGGACCGTAAGCAACGGCATGAAAGTTCTACGGCGGTAATCAAGCGTATCCGGGAATCACTGCGAAATCTTTCGGGCGCCGACGTGAAGGTCGAAAAGGAGAAAATGGGGCCTCCGGCCGGAGCCCCGGTGGAGGTACAGATCAGGGGAGAGAGCGTGGAAGTGCTCTCCGCTCTGGTGGAGAAGGTCAAGGGGCTTATCCAGAACGTACCCGGACTTGTGGATATGGAAGACGACCTTTCCCGTGCCCAGCCTGAAATAACTGTAGTCGTGGACAGGGAAAAGGCCTCCCTCCTGGGCCTGTCCACCATCGAGATTTCCAATACCGTCAAGGCAGCCATCAGCG
This genomic interval carries:
- the bepF gene encoding Efflux pump periplasmic linker BepF encodes the protein MKMSSTRKLLTFIAVLALIAGAGIIFAKKGNGGLDRKHVPVSTPMPVKRPVNVVVQTTVPRTVRESFTLPGTLEAWEDLTLALEQPGAIVWVGPREGDRLSAGEAIMKIDRELLISRRSRNQADYDLKKKQLKRVDSLFREKLVSERVFDEAKQAYESAASLLDQSAIALKKSVLVSPIDGILDRLLVDRGEYGNIGTPAAVVVRVDRLKVLVNVPEKDVSFIQKGSEVTVLPTDVNGTKNSAITGKVINVGYQADPMTRTYRTKIRIDNHHGQYRPGMIVRVRFIRRILKDVLAIPLYSVVDRDGEKFVFVVEEGKAVKRPVRLGSIINGKVIVKDGLSSKEKLVIKGQQLIQNGAPVNVVEG
- the czcA gene encoding cobalt-zinc-cadmium resistance protein CzcA, which codes for MLITDASIARRTTVFVLMLIILVVGLFSYVTLPRESRPDITIPYILVQTTYKGAAAEDVENLITIPLERKLRGIKDVEKVRSVSAEGASMITVEFVPNVVIDDALQRVRDKVDQVKGDLPDDLESDPLVLEINLSEFPVLMIAVSGQVGERVLKKVSEDLQDRIEEIPGVLEVDITGSRKREIRVEFDPDRMAAYRLSFSEILSLIRKENVNVPGGSIDLGHGKYLLRVPGEFSDPRQIDNLVLLTRDGKPVYLKDVATVRDTFEDPRSYARINGRTSVTLAVKKRTGENIIELSDRVFHLLDVARPLLPPGVDVAVTLNESKDIRRMVSELENNIITGLILVLGVLFLFLGLRSAIFVALAIPFSMLISFTVLQAMGITLNMVVLFSLILALGMLVDNAIVIVENIFRHMQEGRDRVDAARTAVAEVGWPVIASTITTLCAFGPMLFWPGIMGEFMKYLPTTLIVVLSASLFVALVINPVLCATFLKAGKKAENKKGKEPVIIRLYSRILGVALNHRIMVVFSSFILMGGIIGAYVFLGNGVELFPSTDPNRASIEVQAPPGTNLDTTDALVRTVELDVKNEVDLKYVIAGVGLAEGGGGGTDSRLGKVSVEFVDRKQRHESSTAVIKRIRESLRNLSGADVKVEKEKMGPPAGAPVEVQIRGESVEVLSALVEKVKGLIQNVPGLVDMEDDLSRAQPEITVVVDREKASLLGLSTIEISNTVKAAISGWKLGDYREGSDDYDIIARLPERSRRTFAQIENLLIPRANGDPVPLSTVAHLRMGTGYGAIRHLDQKRLATVTANTSGRSSIEVLKDVRARLKQLDLPGGYSIKYAGENEEKQKTSVFLSKAFVGAIFLIFLVLITQFNSFAQALIVLTSVILSLTGVFFGLMVTRMPFGIIMTGIGVISLAGVVVNNAIVLIDYVNKLREKGFALTDALITGGTVRFRPVMLTAITTILGLLPMAVGVSFDFKTFSLQIGGESAQWWGPMAVAVIFGLTVATLLTLVVVPVLYSLNETVTLRSLIPGPFRRNTDAGDL